Below is a window of Psychrobacter sp. JCM 18902 DNA.
TAAAGCGATCAATGAGAAATCGTACCGTGAGCAGGGCATTAATCGTTTACCAAAAATGAAACTGGGCAAGTCATTGTATAAGGATGTCTTAAAAGGTAAGCGCTCAGTGATTCATGAATACAACGAGACAATTGATGAGATCAATGCCTACATCGAAAAAAATGGTCTGGTAATTGAGTATGACGACAAGGGTCGCATTGATCTTGAGAGCAACGCACAAGAGGTTAATGGCGTTACAGTGCATTATAAAAAGCGTAAACCCTTTGCGCGACTTGAGCTTAGTAACATTCGCTTGGTGGATCCCGCCGCTGAACTGACACCCGCTACCCTTAAAAAGGACAGTCAGACTCATAGTGATGCGGCCAATGATGACGTACTTGATGAGCTTTTAGTGATCTCAGACGATTTTGAGCAGCAAAAAAAGATGGTACGCAGCGCCTTATTCTCAACCATTGATAGGCTGCATGAAGAGTTAGCACACCAGTCTAAACAGACCATCACTATTGACAAAAATATTAAAAGCACACCGAGGTTCACCGAAGAGGTGGGACAGGATTACAGCACGTCCCGCCAAAAAATGATTGAGCTTACCAAGCAAATAAACACAAAAGAGAAAAGCGAGGCTCTAAATGAGGCTTTAGCGTTGGTTGAGCAGTTTAGACAAGACGACACCTTACAAACGGGCCGCGCCGTTACAAGTCTTGAGAAGCAACTGTCACAGATTGATAAAATAGTGCTGAACAATAAAGCGGTGCTAAAAAAGCTGATCCCGCTTAATAATGAAGTCGTTGCTGACTACAAAGGGTTAAAGGCCACCCTAAAACCATTTGCCGCAAAGCTGAATAAACTGGCGACTGGCTTTAAAGCACTTGATGAGATTGATATTGAAAAATCCGACTTATCCTTACAGTGGGATCAAGCGTTTGCGGATCTACAAGAGATAGACGTCACCAATAACATGGACACTTATCATAAGTTTGCCGCATTTGCAGATCTGGATGTTGAGCGCCTTAAATACCTTGAAAAAGAGCGTGAGGCGCTCAGTACGTTAAAAGCAGTAGAGGTAGACGCGGATGCTTACACTCGTTTAACGGCATTGACCGCTGATGTTAAAGCGTTTAAGACCACAAATAATGAAGACATCAAACAGTTAAAGCAGCAAATTAATACCAGTCAAAAAACCTATCAGCGCCTGTCGCCGTTTTATGAGCAGCGTATCGCCTTACTGGATCAAAGTGAAGCTGTGATTGTGCAAGATGATGACCTATACGATGAGATTACCCGTACCAAGACCACTCAATTGAACGCAGATCGGCTTGATGACTGGCGCAACCGTACGATGGTGCTTCACCACCAGCTCAATAAAGCACATGAGCAAGCAAAGCTTAAGGAAGAGGCTGAGCGCGCACGAGAGGAGGCTTTAATCAGGCGGCGAGTAGCTTTACAACAGAGACGGCAGCAGGCATCTCTTAAGCGTCAGCGAATCAATGAGACCAAAGCATATCGAGATCGATTTGACAATTTAGTGGTACGGGTGCGTGACCGCGTTGATACCCTTGATTTTAAGGCCGTTGATGCACCGATCGAAGTGATCAACGCGGCTGAGGCGGTTGCCGCACAAGCATTTATATTCACCACTCTAAAACGCGCTGACAGCTTTACGACACTACAAAAGAGTTTACGAGACACCGATGCCAAAAAAATTGCAACGCAGGTGCAGAAGGCAGCAACATCGCTGTGGCAACAGCTTGAGCGCTTGCCTGACAATCAAGATAAGGTCGAGGTATTAACCCAGATCAATGAGCGCTTTGAGCACGTTCCTGCTATCACCATAGATGCGGCAACGCTCACGCAAACCGTGACAGATCATTTGCAAAAAACGAAGAGCGCTATCCAAGCGCATGAACAAGCACAAACACGCCGCTACCCATCACCACGTCCATTTTAGGCGGCATTATGATAATGAGCATCCCATGAATAAAGACAATAGCAATGAGCAGGACATTCACGACGAGCTTATTAATCTCGTGACCAGACTCAAACCTGTGATCGAAGCTCTGCGAGCACTGATTGGACAAGCTGACGATGTAGTGGCAACGCGCCTTGATCACTCTCTTAGCCGTATCGATACCAAGATAGATGAGATGACTTCAGTTACTCAAAAGCTGGATGGTAGCGCAAGCAGTGCCTCGAAGGCATTGAGTCAGTATCAAGAACTTGTATTAAAGCAGCTTCAAGCGGCAGTGACCACCTTTACTGACACTGAAATGCCGCGTCGTTATGATGACAAAATAGCGGGTATCATCACCGATATGAAACAGCAGATTGATACGGCTGTACAGGCGGTCGTCACTGCTAAAAACGCCAGCATAGAGGCGCAAGTGATTACCATGCAAGCGGTGGCTGATAAGCTTGGCGCTAGTGCGGACAGTCTTGCACTCTTTACCAATCAGTACCAAGCTGGTCATAAGCAGATTATTACCGATATTGAGGCGCTTGAGACCGCTACAAAAAAGCGGATTGGAGAAGTAAAAGAGGAGGCTGAAAAAGACTTGGATAAGATTTACAAGTCTATTGAGTCCATGAGTATTAAAAGGATAGCAGCAGTGGCCGCCGCCTGTATGGCAGCTGTGATAATAAGCCTTGTGGCCCTGATCTTTTGGTATGTGCCAAGCTTTGATGAGATTGCAGAAATGAGACAGCAGCAAGCAGAGCTACAGCGCGGCATCGATGAGCTTGAAACGGGTTGGAAACAGGCCTTTAATAATGCTCAAAGTGCGCAGTTTATTTTGGCTTGTGATGTTAATAAAGAGCAGCCTGATGCAATCAGCTGGTGCGTTAGAGCAGACAGTAAGAGTGTTTTGAGAGATGAGAGAGGCTTTGTTTATTATAAAATAGCTGGGGTGCCGCGTGCAAAGCCGACTGAGTAAAGACGTATGGTAATAGCGAGCTATATTGCCCAAAAGTGCGTCTTCTGAAACATATAAGACTGAAAAAAGGCTTGTTTGATTGTCGTTATCTTTGTCTATATTAAAAAGCCAGATAATGACACTTTATCTGGCTTTAAGGGTTATTGTTTCTTGTTAAACAAGAAGTCTGTAAATATAAGCTAAAGTGACTAGGCTGCTTGGTCAGTATGAGCTGTGACCAACTCTATAAAAGCAGTTTCAAGGGTACTTAACGCATAATCATCAATCATAAGACCGTCATCTATCTGTCGTTGCACCCAGACATAAATCGCTTCATCATTATAAAGAATAGCGTCAACACCAAGTAATGATGCCAGTTGTACGCCTTGCTGTACTTGTAAGCTGAATAACAGCTGAGAGGCTAAAGCTTTAGTCTGTTCACTAAACCAAGCGCAGCTGTTGAGCCGAGATAGATTGTTATTCATTGG
It encodes the following:
- a CDS encoding MobA/MobL family protein, which produces MLVDVAIHRPHSHEKHVGKGEVVELTSSNFHAHILLSSREVLADADKGYVLSKRKNWTQWSTGERLSKGLNGRGDELKYQRTLWADMANELLPENKAINEKSYREQGINRLPKMKLGKSLYKDVLKGKRSVIHEYNETIDEINAYIEKNGLVIEYDDKGRIDLESNAQEVNGVTVHYKKRKPFARLELSNIRLVDPAAELTPATLKKDSQTHSDAANDDVLDELLVISDDFEQQKKMVRSALFSTIDRLHEELAHQSKQTITIDKNIKSTPRFTEEVGQDYSTSRQKMIELTKQINTKEKSEALNEALALVEQFRQDDTLQTGRAVTSLEKQLSQIDKIVLNNKAVLKKLIPLNNEVVADYKGLKATLKPFAAKLNKLATGFKALDEIDIEKSDLSLQWDQAFADLQEIDVTNNMDTYHKFAAFADLDVERLKYLEKEREALSTLKAVEVDADAYTRLTALTADVKAFKTTNNEDIKQLKQQINTSQKTYQRLSPFYEQRIALLDQSEAVIVQDDDLYDEITRTKTTQLNADRLDDWRNRTMVLHHQLNKAHEQAKLKEEAERAREEALIRRRVALQQRRQQASLKRQRINETKAYRDRFDNLVVRVRDRVDTLDFKAVDAPIEVINAAEAVAAQAFIFTTLKRADSFTTLQKSLRDTDAKKIATQVQKAATSLWQQLERLPDNQDKVEVLTQINERFEHVPAITIDAATLTQTVTDHLQKTKSAIQAHEQAQTRRYPSPRPF